From Deferrisoma camini S3R1, the proteins below share one genomic window:
- a CDS encoding DUF2914 domain-containing protein has translation MTRLVPLRGGRWFPSLGLPLAGAAAVLLALSSPAWAGLSVGRSAFCRSVEAREPVGVADTFPADVGEVTFFTQILGAEGSQQILHVWIYDGREMAIVPLDVEGPSWRTWSTKRILPEWKGDWIVEVRTVDGAVLHEARMRIE, from the coding sequence ATGACCCGACTCGTACCGTTGCGCGGCGGCCGGTGGTTCCCGAGCCTCGGCCTGCCCCTGGCAGGGGCGGCGGCGGTGCTGCTGGCCCTCTCGTCGCCGGCCTGGGCCGGCCTGTCCGTGGGACGGAGCGCGTTCTGCCGGTCCGTGGAGGCCCGGGAGCCGGTGGGCGTGGCCGACACGTTTCCCGCCGACGTGGGGGAGGTCACCTTCTTCACCCAGATCCTGGGGGCCGAGGGGAGCCAGCAGATCCTCCACGTTTGGATCTACGACGGCCGCGAGATGGCCATCGTGCCGTTGGACGTGGAAGGCCCATCGTGGCGCACCTGGAGCACGAAGCGGATCCTGCCCGAGTGGAAGGGAGACTGGATCGTGGAGGTGCGCACCGTGGACGGCGCGGTGCTCCACGAGGCCCGGATGCGGATCGAGTGA
- a CDS encoding response regulator yields the protein MEAYTVDLGGVTEVRCVRCGLPLEPRRRSSGASAGFRRVLVADDARFFREAMKDFLCSESLARRVTVAVDGAEAVERTVTAYRERRPPDLFILDLLMPRLNGLLAAVAIRAVERAFGAEPAPVVFFSSRRLDAGLKPLLESLAPAFYVNKGPGTQQILGERLSQVLAAVRRGFPLDLPGGRG from the coding sequence GTGGAGGCATACACGGTGGACCTGGGTGGGGTCACTGAGGTCCGGTGCGTCCGATGCGGCCTGCCGCTGGAGCCGCGGCGCCGGTCGTCGGGGGCGTCGGCGGGGTTCCGGCGGGTCCTGGTGGCGGACGACGCCCGGTTCTTCCGCGAGGCCATGAAGGACTTCCTGTGCTCCGAGAGCCTGGCCCGTCGGGTCACGGTGGCGGTGGACGGGGCAGAGGCCGTGGAGCGCACGGTGACGGCCTACCGGGAGCGGCGGCCGCCCGACCTGTTCATCCTGGACCTGCTGATGCCCCGGCTCAACGGGCTCCTGGCGGCCGTGGCGATCCGGGCCGTGGAGCGGGCGTTCGGCGCCGAGCCCGCGCCGGTGGTGTTCTTCTCGTCCCGCCGGCTCGACGCCGGCCTTAAACCGCTGCTGGAGAGCCTGGCTCCGGCCTTCTACGTGAACAAGGGGCCGGGCACCCAGCAGATCCTGGGGGAGCGGCTCTCACAGGTTCTCGCGGCGGTGCGCCGGGGTTTCCCGCTTGACTTGCCCGGGGGCCGTGGGTAG
- a CDS encoding pseudouridine-5'-phosphate glycosidase, giving the protein MRFDVARSTREALEAGAPVVALESAVLTHGLPRPLNREVYAEMVRAVEAQGAVAAPVGVTAGVVRVGLAPGEWEALGTRPDVVKAGLSDLAPVAARGGWAGTTVAATCWAAFRAGVRVFATGGIGGVHRGWARRLDVSGDLAALARYPVCVVCSGAKVVLDLDATREALETVGVTVVGYRTDRFPAFVCEDAGFPVPHRVEDPRAAAEVVAARDALGLSGAVLLVQPPPADAAVDREELEAALAERVPGDTRGAEVTPALLARLAEATRGKTLRANRALLVANARLAAGVARCLERGAEP; this is encoded by the coding sequence GTGAGGTTCGACGTAGCCCGGAGCACTCGTGAGGCCCTGGAGGCCGGTGCGCCGGTGGTGGCCCTGGAGAGCGCGGTCCTGACCCACGGGCTGCCGCGGCCCCTGAATCGGGAGGTATACGCAGAGATGGTTCGGGCCGTGGAGGCCCAGGGGGCCGTGGCCGCCCCGGTGGGGGTGACGGCCGGCGTCGTGCGGGTGGGGCTGGCGCCGGGCGAGTGGGAGGCCCTGGGTACCCGGCCGGACGTGGTCAAGGCGGGGCTGTCCGACCTGGCGCCCGTGGCCGCCCGGGGCGGTTGGGCCGGGACCACGGTGGCCGCCACATGCTGGGCCGCCTTTCGCGCCGGCGTGCGGGTGTTTGCCACCGGCGGCATCGGCGGGGTGCACCGGGGCTGGGCCCGACGCCTCGACGTGTCGGGGGACCTGGCGGCCTTGGCCCGATATCCGGTGTGCGTGGTGTGCTCCGGGGCCAAGGTGGTGCTCGATCTGGATGCCACCCGGGAAGCCCTGGAGACGGTGGGGGTGACCGTGGTGGGGTACCGGACCGACCGGTTTCCGGCCTTCGTGTGTGAAGACGCCGGATTCCCGGTCCCCCATCGTGTGGAGGACCCCCGGGCCGCGGCCGAGGTGGTGGCGGCCCGGGACGCGCTGGGGCTGTCCGGTGCGGTGCTCCTGGTGCAGCCTCCCCCGGCCGACGCGGCCGTGGACCGGGAGGAGCTCGAGGCCGCCCTGGCCGAGCGCGTTCCCGGGGATACCCGGGGCGCGGAGGTGACACCGGCGCTTCTGGCCCGGCTGGCCGAGGCGACCCGGGGGAAAACCTTGCGGGCGAACCGGGCCCTCCTCGTGGCCAATGCGCGCCTGGCGGCCGGGGTGGCCCGATGTTTGGAGCGGGGCGCCGAGCCTTGA
- the polA gene encoding DNA polymerase I gives MARFHLVDGTNLLYRAYHAIQGLRTSRGMPTQAVYGLLTMVLKVLREHRPDGLAVVFDAPGPTQRHEAFAAYKANREETPEDLKPQIPYALETLRAMGIPVLQVEGVEADDVLGTLARRLAENGHEVWIVTGDKDFCQLVSDRIRLLDTMHDRVTDPDAVRKRFGVGPERIVDLLSLTGDAVDNLPGVPGIGVKTAAKLLERFGSLDELMRRADEVPGKRGEALRAHRDVVLANRPLVTIDTGLDLPVDPEALRPGEPDRAELARLLRELEFHRLLEELGVADVPPEGGTSAASVDTPAEWVGLVAAEDGAWEVADGREGVRACVDDLAPGWLARLADPSVPVVGHGLKDARREFALRGAAVEGIAVDTQVAAYLLLPGRRSYGFEDLVRSRGLGVEAGPGGRARTARALAAALLDELEREGLRRLYEEIENPLIPILADMEVRGIRVDVGVLEGLSREYARRLEELSERIFQAAGERFNPNSPKQLSRILFEKLKLPVVKRTATGFSTDASVLEELAGLHPLPALLLEHRSLAKLKTGFLDALPKLVDPRTGRIHTTFHQTVTATGRLSSSNPNLQNVPVRGEEGRRIREAFVADAGCVLVSADYSQVELRILAHMSRDPELIEVFRAGRDVHTETASRIFGVPADRVDSRMRREAKTVNFGILYGMSPFGLARQLGVTHETARNLIDAYFRQFAGVRTFLSELVERARRTGYAETLFGRRRPIPELRSRNRAQREFGERLAVNTPIQGTAADLIKTAMIRVRRELDEPDTRGALVLQVHDELVLEVPEAEARRCADRVRQAMEGAARFDVPLVVDVGAGPNWYEAHS, from the coding sequence ATGGCCCGATTCCACCTGGTGGACGGCACCAACCTCCTCTATCGGGCCTACCACGCCATCCAGGGCCTGCGCACGTCCCGGGGCATGCCCACCCAGGCCGTGTACGGGCTGCTGACCATGGTGCTCAAGGTGCTGCGCGAGCACCGGCCCGACGGCCTGGCCGTGGTGTTCGACGCGCCTGGGCCCACCCAGCGGCACGAAGCGTTCGCCGCCTACAAGGCCAACCGCGAGGAGACCCCCGAGGACCTGAAGCCCCAGATCCCCTACGCCCTGGAGACGCTGCGGGCCATGGGGATCCCGGTGCTGCAGGTGGAGGGGGTGGAGGCGGACGACGTGCTGGGGACCCTGGCCCGTCGCCTGGCCGAGAACGGGCACGAGGTCTGGATCGTCACGGGCGACAAAGACTTCTGCCAGCTGGTGTCCGACCGGATCCGTCTGCTCGACACGATGCACGACCGGGTCACCGACCCCGACGCGGTGCGGAAGCGCTTCGGGGTGGGGCCCGAGCGGATCGTGGACCTCCTGAGCCTCACGGGGGACGCGGTGGACAACCTGCCCGGGGTGCCGGGCATCGGGGTGAAGACCGCGGCCAAGCTGCTGGAGCGGTTCGGGTCTCTGGACGAGCTGATGCGGCGGGCGGACGAGGTGCCGGGCAAACGGGGTGAGGCCCTGCGGGCCCACCGGGACGTGGTGCTGGCGAACCGCCCCCTGGTCACCATCGACACCGGCCTGGACCTGCCGGTGGATCCGGAGGCCCTCCGGCCCGGCGAGCCCGACCGGGCCGAGCTGGCCCGGTTGCTGCGGGAGCTGGAGTTCCACCGGCTGCTCGAGGAGCTGGGGGTGGCCGACGTCCCCCCCGAGGGGGGAACGTCGGCGGCCTCGGTCGACACCCCGGCCGAGTGGGTCGGCCTGGTGGCGGCGGAGGACGGCGCGTGGGAGGTGGCCGACGGCCGCGAGGGGGTGCGTGCCTGCGTGGACGATCTGGCCCCCGGCTGGCTCGCCCGGCTCGCCGACCCCTCGGTGCCCGTTGTGGGCCACGGCCTCAAGGACGCCCGCCGGGAGTTCGCGCTCCGGGGCGCCGCCGTCGAGGGGATCGCGGTGGACACGCAGGTGGCCGCCTACCTGCTCCTGCCCGGCCGACGGTCGTACGGGTTCGAGGACCTGGTGCGGAGCCGGGGGCTCGGGGTGGAGGCGGGTCCCGGCGGGCGGGCCCGCACGGCCCGGGCCCTGGCCGCGGCGCTCCTGGACGAGCTGGAGAGGGAGGGGCTGCGTCGGCTGTACGAGGAGATCGAGAACCCCCTGATCCCCATCCTGGCCGACATGGAGGTCCGGGGGATCCGGGTCGACGTGGGGGTGTTGGAGGGCCTCAGCCGGGAGTACGCCCGGCGGCTGGAGGAGCTGTCCGAGCGGATCTTCCAGGCGGCCGGCGAGCGGTTCAACCCGAACAGCCCCAAACAGCTGTCCCGGATCCTGTTCGAGAAGCTCAAGCTCCCGGTGGTCAAACGAACGGCGACCGGGTTCTCCACGGACGCCTCGGTCCTCGAGGAGCTGGCCGGGCTCCATCCCCTGCCGGCGCTGCTCCTGGAGCATCGGAGCCTGGCCAAGCTGAAGACCGGCTTCCTGGACGCCCTGCCCAAACTGGTGGATCCTCGGACCGGCCGCATCCACACCACCTTCCACCAGACCGTGACCGCCACGGGCCGCCTGAGCTCGTCCAACCCCAACCTGCAGAACGTGCCGGTGCGGGGGGAGGAGGGCCGTCGGATCCGGGAGGCGTTCGTGGCCGACGCGGGGTGCGTGCTGGTGAGCGCCGACTACTCCCAGGTGGAGCTGCGCATCCTGGCCCACATGTCCCGGGACCCGGAGTTGATCGAGGTGTTCCGCGCGGGCCGCGACGTGCACACCGAGACCGCCAGCCGCATTTTCGGGGTGCCGGCCGACCGGGTCGACTCCCGGATGCGGCGGGAGGCCAAGACCGTGAACTTCGGCATCCTCTACGGCATGAGCCCCTTCGGCCTGGCAAGGCAGCTCGGGGTGACCCACGAGACGGCCCGGAACCTGATCGACGCTTATTTCCGTCAGTTCGCCGGTGTGCGCACGTTCCTGTCCGAGTTGGTGGAACGGGCCCGGCGTACCGGGTACGCCGAGACCCTGTTCGGCCGGCGTCGCCCGATCCCGGAGCTGCGGTCCCGCAACCGGGCCCAGCGGGAGTTCGGCGAGCGGCTCGCCGTGAACACCCCGATCCAGGGGACCGCCGCCGACCTGATCAAGACGGCGATGATCCGGGTGCGCCGGGAGCTCGACGAGCCGGACACCCGCGGGGCGCTGGTGCTCCAGGTGCACGACGAGCTGGTGCTCGAGGTGCCCGAAGCCGAGGCCCGGCGGTGTGCGGATCGGGTCCGGCAGGCCATGGAGGGGGCGGCCCGGTTCGACGTGCCCCTGGTGGTGGACGTGGGGGCGGGACCCAACTGGTACGAGGCCCACAGCTGA
- a CDS encoding FAD-dependent oxidoreductase, translating into MTDFDVIVVGAGPAGVSAALEAARGGLRVALLERGAYPGAKNLMGGVLYTHVLAELIPDFRDRGAPLERHVVRRGMSLLSAEAEMSLGFRNHRWDRPPHNHSYTVLRARFDRWFAGVAEAEGVELLAGVVVDRVLKDGEGRAQGVAVRMPEGEDPSGGELRAPLVILAEGANGMLAEAEGLRPRPSPRHMALGVKETLALPRETIEERFGLEGEQGVAWEYVGEATAGLRGAGFVYTNRDTLSVGVVVYASDLAASGLMPLDLLDRFKAHPAVAPLLKGGEVLEYGAHLIPETGYDRLPLLFRDGVLLAGDAAGLVSTGPSHEGANYAMASGRMAGQTAVAAHRAGDFSSALLAQYRRRLEDSFVLKDMVHHRAWPGFLEQNPHVLSRWPAAAAEMAEAWFRVGGTPRSERGAEVWDLFQRRVGIWPFAATAFQMRNALRILGYGKTDKLLEYLARNW; encoded by the coding sequence ATGACCGATTTCGACGTGATCGTGGTGGGGGCCGGCCCCGCAGGGGTGAGCGCGGCCCTGGAGGCGGCCCGGGGGGGGTTGCGGGTGGCCCTGCTGGAGCGGGGCGCCTACCCCGGCGCCAAGAACCTGATGGGCGGGGTCCTCTACACCCACGTACTGGCCGAGCTGATTCCCGACTTCCGGGACCGGGGCGCCCCCCTGGAGCGGCACGTGGTCCGCCGGGGGATGTCGCTCCTCAGCGCCGAGGCCGAGATGAGCCTGGGGTTCCGGAACCACCGCTGGGACCGGCCGCCCCACAACCACTCCTACACGGTGCTCCGGGCCCGGTTCGACCGGTGGTTCGCAGGGGTGGCCGAGGCCGAGGGCGTGGAGCTGCTGGCCGGGGTGGTGGTGGACCGGGTGCTCAAGGACGGGGAGGGCCGCGCCCAGGGGGTGGCCGTCCGGATGCCGGAGGGCGAGGACCCCTCGGGCGGAGAGCTTCGGGCCCCCCTGGTGATCCTGGCCGAGGGGGCCAACGGTATGCTGGCCGAGGCCGAGGGCCTTCGGCCCCGGCCGTCGCCCCGTCACATGGCCCTTGGGGTCAAGGAGACCCTGGCCCTGCCGCGGGAGACGATCGAGGAGCGGTTCGGACTGGAGGGGGAGCAAGGGGTGGCCTGGGAGTACGTGGGTGAGGCCACGGCCGGGCTGCGGGGCGCGGGGTTCGTGTACACGAACCGCGACACCCTGTCGGTGGGGGTGGTGGTGTACGCCTCGGACCTGGCGGCCTCGGGCCTCATGCCCTTGGATCTGCTGGACCGGTTCAAGGCCCATCCGGCGGTGGCGCCCCTGTTGAAGGGGGGCGAGGTTCTGGAGTACGGGGCCCACCTGATCCCGGAGACCGGGTACGACCGGCTGCCGCTCCTCTTCCGGGACGGGGTGCTCCTGGCGGGGGACGCGGCCGGGCTGGTGAGCACCGGGCCGAGCCACGAGGGGGCCAACTATGCCATGGCCTCCGGCCGGATGGCCGGCCAGACCGCGGTGGCCGCCCACCGGGCCGGGGACTTCTCGTCGGCCCTTCTGGCCCAGTACCGTCGCCGGCTCGAGGACAGCTTCGTGCTGAAGGACATGGTCCACCACCGGGCCTGGCCCGGGTTCCTGGAGCAGAACCCCCACGTGCTCTCCCGGTGGCCGGCCGCGGCGGCCGAGATGGCCGAGGCATGGTTCCGGGTGGGGGGGACCCCGCGCAGCGAGCGGGGGGCCGAGGTGTGGGACCTGTTCCAGCGGCGCGTCGGGATCTGGCCCTTCGCCGCCACGGCGTTCCAGATGCGAAACGCCCTGCGGATCCTGGGCTATGGCAAGACCGACAAGCTCCTGGAGTACCTGGCCCGGAACTGGTAG
- a CDS encoding IS630 family transposase — protein sequence MDKVDARSISREAQQTLRRQAIRLRKAGRTFAEIAEIVGVHPSTVRKWWKIYERDGTQGIRLKKRGRKPGQKRTLSRELEQELRRLITDKTPEQLKMPFALWTRRNIQELIRRRWGIEMPVRTIGDYLKRWGFTPQKPLRRAYEQNPQAVQKWLDEDYPAIVARAKRENAEIHWGDETGLRSDSQHGRSYAPRGKTPVVRLNAKRESISLISSITNQGKVRFMTYRGAMNSRTLIRFLRRLIKDADRKVFLILDNLRVHHSKPVKAWLEKHREEIEVFYLPSYSPELNPDEYLNCDLKAGVHSGPPARTGEQLRAKAISHLRKLQKLPDRVRSYFRHPKIRYAAA from the coding sequence ATGGACAAAGTCGATGCTCGCAGCATCAGCCGAGAGGCCCAGCAGACCTTACGCCGCCAGGCGATCCGCTTGCGAAAGGCCGGTCGGACCTTCGCAGAGATTGCCGAGATCGTCGGCGTTCATCCTTCCACGGTGCGCAAGTGGTGGAAGATCTATGAACGCGACGGTACCCAAGGAATCCGCCTCAAGAAACGGGGGCGGAAGCCCGGGCAAAAACGAACGTTGAGCCGCGAACTGGAACAGGAACTCCGGCGGCTCATCACCGACAAAACCCCCGAGCAGCTCAAGATGCCCTTTGCCCTGTGGACGCGTCGAAACATCCAGGAGCTGATCCGGCGCCGATGGGGTATCGAGATGCCGGTGCGCACGATCGGGGACTACCTGAAGCGCTGGGGATTCACGCCGCAAAAGCCGTTGCGGCGGGCCTATGAGCAAAACCCTCAGGCGGTCCAGAAGTGGCTGGATGAGGACTACCCCGCCATTGTCGCCCGTGCGAAGCGAGAAAACGCAGAGATTCATTGGGGCGACGAAACGGGACTTCGTTCGGACAGCCAACATGGACGCTCCTACGCGCCTCGGGGAAAAACGCCGGTGGTTCGGCTCAACGCCAAACGTGAATCCATCAGCCTGATCTCCAGCATCACCAACCAGGGCAAGGTTCGGTTCATGACCTACCGGGGCGCGATGAACAGTCGGACGTTGATCCGGTTCCTCCGGAGACTGATCAAGGACGCGGACCGGAAGGTGTTTCTCATCTTGGACAATCTCCGAGTGCACCACAGTAAGCCGGTGAAGGCCTGGCTGGAGAAGCACCGGGAGGAGATCGAGGTGTTCTACCTGCCTTCGTACTCGCCAGAGCTGAATCCGGACGAGTATCTGAACTGCGACCTCAAGGCCGGTGTGCACTCGGGACCGCCGGCACGCACGGGAGAGCAACTCCGGGCGAAGGCGATCTCCCACTTGCGCAAGCTCCAGAAGTTGCCCGACCGCGTGCGCTCGTACTTCCGTCACCCGAAGATTCGATACGCAGCCGCCTAG
- a CDS encoding ferredoxin family protein, translating to MSTQPKRTLTVEERLAANEVRPDRCSHLDLVESQTCGTCEGRECTRVCPAGTYRWSDEAGRVIIGFENCLECGACRLVCPHANISWRYPMGGMGICYRYG from the coding sequence GTGTCGACCCAGCCCAAGCGCACGTTGACCGTGGAGGAGCGGTTGGCCGCCAACGAGGTGCGGCCCGACCGGTGCTCGCATCTGGATCTGGTGGAGTCCCAGACGTGCGGGACGTGCGAAGGCCGCGAGTGCACCCGGGTGTGCCCGGCCGGTACCTACCGGTGGAGCGACGAGGCCGGCCGGGTGATCATCGGCTTCGAGAACTGCCTCGAGTGCGGCGCGTGCCGGCTCGTGTGCCCCCACGCGAACATTTCCTGGCGCTACCCCATGGGGGGCATGGGGATCTGTTACCGCTACGGATGA
- the hemB gene encoding porphobilinogen synthase, producing MEFPRLRLRRLRRNETLRRMVRETALTPDDFIYPLFVREGSGVRNPIASMPGQFQLSVDEAVKEARTAWDLGVPAVILFGIPDHKDPVGSGAYDDNGIVQRAVRAVKDAVPDLCVITDVCLCEYTDHGHCGVIRDGDVANDETLELLVREALSHVRAGADMVAPSDMMDGRVGAIRSALDAEGFGQIPVMAYAAKFASTFYGPFRDAAESPPKFGDRRSYQMDPANAEEALREVDLDIREGADIVMVKPALPYLDVIRRVKDTFGYPTAAYNVSGEYAMVKAMERLGWGDGAGLMMESLLSIKRAGADLILTYFALDAARLLQD from the coding sequence ATGGAGTTCCCCCGGCTTCGGCTTCGGAGACTGCGGCGCAACGAAACCCTCCGGAGGATGGTGCGGGAGACGGCGCTCACACCCGACGACTTCATCTACCCCCTGTTCGTGCGCGAAGGCTCGGGGGTGCGCAACCCCATCGCCTCCATGCCGGGCCAGTTCCAGCTCTCCGTGGACGAGGCGGTCAAGGAGGCCCGCACCGCATGGGACCTGGGAGTGCCCGCCGTGATCCTGTTCGGCATCCCCGACCACAAGGACCCCGTGGGCTCCGGGGCCTACGACGACAACGGCATCGTGCAGCGGGCCGTGCGGGCCGTCAAGGACGCCGTCCCCGACCTGTGCGTGATCACCGACGTGTGCCTGTGCGAGTACACCGACCACGGCCACTGCGGCGTGATCCGGGACGGCGACGTGGCCAACGACGAGACCCTGGAGCTGCTGGTGCGGGAGGCCCTGAGCCACGTGCGCGCCGGCGCCGACATGGTGGCGCCGTCCGACATGATGGACGGCCGGGTGGGGGCGATCCGCTCGGCCCTGGACGCCGAGGGGTTCGGACAGATCCCGGTCATGGCCTACGCGGCCAAGTTCGCGAGCACGTTCTACGGCCCGTTTCGCGACGCGGCCGAGTCTCCCCCCAAGTTCGGCGACCGCAGGTCCTACCAGATGGACCCGGCCAACGCCGAGGAGGCGCTTCGTGAGGTGGATCTGGACATCCGCGAGGGCGCGGACATCGTCATGGTGAAGCCCGCGTTGCCCTACCTGGACGTGATCCGCAGGGTCAAGGACACCTTCGGCTACCCCACCGCGGCCTACAACGTGAGCGGGGAGTACGCCATGGTGAAGGCCATGGAGCGGCTGGGGTGGGGGGACGGGGCCGGGCTGATGATGGAGAGCCTGCTGAGCATCAAGCGGGCCGGGGCCGACCTGATCCTGACCTACTTCGCCCTCGACGCGGCCCGCCTGCTCCAGGACTGA
- the hemG gene encoding protoporphyrinogen oxidase, with the protein MKRVVVVGGGLSGLSAAWWVAQSAREAGVGVALTVLEREPQAGGKIRSSRKGGYLCEAGPNGFLDNKPSTIVLSRALGLGERLLRSRDEARKRFVFAGGRLRQLPEDPVSFLASDILSIRGKLRLAAEFLLPQGDPDEDESVAAFVRRRLGEEALDRLIDPMAAGIYAGDPETMSLRSSFPKVHQLEQRFGGLLRGMLEMRKMAAAAGAQGPQSAGPGGVLWSYPEGLEELVASLADGVGRERVRTGVAAEGMERVGRAWVVRTSDGEAVEADAVVLAVPAYDGARLLGPLDDRLADLLHAVPYVPAAVVCTGYPREGVPHPLDGFGFLVPKSEGRRILGSLWSSSIFARRSPDGRVLLTQIVGGARNPELVGLDDAGLVAVVREELRITLGIEAEPEFVWIRRWDKAIPQYVVGHGDRLQEIEERVASLGGVFLAGNAFYGIGVNDCTARAQELGPQVVAWLAGAP; encoded by the coding sequence ATGAAGCGAGTCGTGGTGGTGGGAGGGGGGCTTTCGGGGCTGTCCGCGGCCTGGTGGGTGGCCCAGAGCGCCCGGGAGGCCGGGGTCGGGGTGGCCCTCACCGTGCTGGAGCGGGAGCCCCAGGCCGGGGGCAAGATCCGATCCTCCCGCAAGGGCGGGTACCTGTGCGAGGCCGGCCCCAACGGGTTTCTGGACAACAAGCCGAGCACCATCGTCCTGTCCCGGGCGCTGGGGCTGGGAGAGCGGCTGCTGCGGTCCCGGGACGAGGCCCGCAAGCGGTTCGTGTTCGCCGGCGGCCGGCTGCGTCAGCTGCCGGAGGATCCCGTGAGCTTTCTGGCCTCGGACATCCTCAGCATCCGGGGGAAGCTCCGTCTGGCCGCCGAGTTTCTCCTGCCCCAGGGCGACCCGGACGAGGACGAGAGCGTGGCCGCGTTCGTGCGGCGCAGGCTGGGGGAGGAGGCCCTGGACCGCCTGATCGATCCCATGGCCGCCGGCATCTACGCGGGGGACCCCGAGACGATGAGCCTGCGCAGCTCTTTCCCCAAGGTGCATCAGCTGGAGCAGCGGTTCGGGGGGCTGCTCCGGGGCATGCTCGAGATGCGGAAGATGGCGGCCGCGGCCGGGGCCCAGGGTCCCCAGTCGGCGGGGCCGGGCGGGGTGCTGTGGAGCTACCCCGAGGGGCTGGAGGAGCTGGTGGCATCCCTGGCCGACGGGGTGGGGCGGGAACGGGTGCGCACGGGGGTGGCGGCCGAAGGGATGGAGCGCGTCGGCAGGGCGTGGGTCGTGCGCACCTCCGACGGAGAGGCCGTGGAGGCGGACGCCGTGGTGCTGGCCGTGCCGGCGTACGACGGGGCCCGGCTGCTGGGTCCCCTGGACGACCGGCTGGCCGACCTGCTCCACGCCGTTCCCTACGTGCCGGCCGCGGTGGTGTGCACCGGCTACCCCCGGGAGGGGGTGCCCCATCCGCTCGACGGGTTCGGGTTCCTGGTGCCCAAGTCCGAGGGCCGCCGGATCTTGGGGTCGCTGTGGAGCTCCTCGATCTTCGCCCGGCGTTCGCCGGACGGGCGGGTGCTGCTGACCCAGATCGTCGGCGGCGCGCGAAACCCGGAGCTGGTGGGCTTGGACGATGCCGGGCTCGTCGCAGTGGTGCGGGAGGAGCTCCGCATCACCCTGGGAATCGAGGCCGAGCCCGAGTTCGTGTGGATCCGCCGGTGGGACAAGGCCATCCCCCAGTACGTGGTGGGGCACGGGGACCGGCTGCAGGAGATCGAGGAACGGGTCGCGAGCTTGGGCGGGGTGTTCCTGGCCGGCAACGCGTTCTACGGGATCGGGGTGAACGACTGCACGGCCCGGGCCCAGGAGCTGGGGCCCCAGGTGGTGGCCTGGCTGGCCGGCGCGCCCTGA